DNA sequence from the Haladaptatus sp. R4 genome:
GGACTACGACTCCTCGTCGCCGAAGGTCCTCATCCGGGACCAGAAAGTGGACGGAAAGAAAAAGGACATCGTCGTCAGCCCCGGCAAGACGGGATGGGTGCAGACGCTCGACGCCACGAACGGCAAACTCCTGAAGCGGAGCGAACCGACGGTCCAGCACCTGAACACGTTCAAAGAGGTGCCACACGTCGGCGATCAAGGCATCTCGTTCGTGCCCGGCGCGCAGGGTGGCAACGACTGGCAGCCGCCGTCCTACAGCCCGAAGACGGGACTCGTCTACATGAAACAGCAGAACACGCCCCAACAGATCTGGTGGCAACACCAGGAGTACAGCCCCGGTGGCGGCTACTTCGGCGGGCAGTTCCACGACTGGCCGGACGTGAACGAACCGGACGGCTGGAACGGCAAGACGAGCGCCGTCGTCGCGGTGAACCCACGGACGGGAAAGCGCGTCTGGCGCGAGTGGATCGAGGACGACAGCTACCTGTGGGGCGGGTCGATGACGACGGCGGGCGGGCTGACGTTCCTCGGCACGCAGAAGGGCAATTTCGTCGCCTACGACGGGAAGTCGGGCGACAGGCTGTGGCAGATGCAGTTGGCGCGCCCATCTGTTCCTCGCCGAGCGGCTGGTACGACCCGGGAACGAACAAACAGTACATCGCCGTGCAAGTCGGCGGGAGCGGGTGGCTCCGTCACGGCCGCCGTGGCAGCACGGTCGCCGTCTTCGCCATGAAGGGACAGGGGAAGTGAGTCGGATGCGACCCACGCAGAACAACGCGAACGACACGAGAGCAATGAACGAACACCGCGACAGGACAGCGAACTCGGTCTCACGTCGAACCGTCCTCAAACGAACCGCGGCGAGCGGGACGCTCGTCGGTCTCACCGGCACCCTCGCACAGGGCGGCGGCACGAAGATTCGACTCGGCGGAAAGGTGGCCGGATGGCAAGGGCAGGCTCCGAACTCGATCAAGGGGCAGAAGAACCCGACGCTGAAGCTCAAACCGGGCAAGAAGTACACCGTCGTGTGGAAGAACCTCGACGGCCAACCGCACGACTTCGTCATCCGGGACAAGAGCGGGAAGCAGTTGGTCAAGACGAAGATAATGAACAATCGCGGGAAGACCCAGTCGGTCACGTTCACCGCGTCGAAGAAGATGGCGACGTACCTCTGTACGGTCCACCCGACGACGATGAAGGGTCAGGTGAACACCGGCGGCGGAAACGGTGGCGGGGGCGGCGGGTCCCAAAGCACCACCAGCGCTTCGACGCAATCGGGGAACGACGGCAACTCGAAGAAACCCGCCAAACAGATCAAACTCGGCGGGCAGTCCACGGGGTGGAAAGGCATTGCCCCGGAATCGATCAAGGGGAAACTGAACCCGACGTTGAACCTGAAGGCGGGCCAACCCTACGAAGTCATCTGGATCAACCTCGACGGCTTCGACCACAACTTCATCGCCATGAGCGGGGACGGCAACCCACAGACGGGGGACTACGGGAGCACCGTCGTTCGGTCGCCGCTGATGAACGTGCAGGGGCAGACTCAAACCGTGCGGTTCACCCCGAAGAAGGACACCAACGAGTACTACTGCGAGATTCACCCCGTCGAGATGCGCGGTGCCATCAGCACGGGCGGCAATGGAACCAC
Encoded proteins:
- a CDS encoding plastocyanin/azurin family copper-binding protein; this encodes MRPTQNNANDTRAMNEHRDRTANSVSRRTVLKRTAASGTLVGLTGTLAQGGGTKIRLGGKVAGWQGQAPNSIKGQKNPTLKLKPGKKYTVVWKNLDGQPHDFVIRDKSGKQLVKTKIMNNRGKTQSVTFTASKKMATYLCTVHPTTMKGQVNTGGGNGGGGGGSQSTTSASTQSGNDGNSKKPAKQIKLGGQSTGWKGIAPESIKGKLNPTLNLKAGQPYEVIWINLDGFDHNFIAMSGDGNPQTGDYGSTVVRSPLMNVQGQTQTVRFTPKKDTNEYYCEIHPVEMRGAISTGGNGTTQTTTNQTTQGSPSKTFQLGFKDGKWMGQSSGIKGKANPTLNLQQGQRYAIKWTNTTSYSRAANRPNLVLTTNYPNGPALSRSDFLLKKGTSQTVTFTASKKLSAYFAENYRKAHGKIVVKGGGGSTTTTM